Proteins encoded within one genomic window of Dyadobacter chenhuakuii:
- a CDS encoding TonB-dependent receptor, protein MKFQYLFLLLAMFSNVTCSYAQSEQGTLHGRIVNAEDKPVSGASIAFQNTTLGTITDEKGQFSLTGITPGSYILTVSNVGYIAYTQSMRISKGRNAFLNLQLSESNQELKEVIVSAAKNSYQVSSSNSSTRLDVPLLETPQSVQVVSSAVLRDRQAFTLNEIAGTFTGMKANNGNGSFQIRGFTAYSPNDASFLLFNGIRGNLYLWSQQPLLYNIESVELLRGPSGALFSEGSPGGVVNFITKKPLSEKRASVDLSLGSWGFGRASADFAGPVSSNKKLLYRAIIGYDRSESFRDYQKKQNLLIAPSLTYLASERTSLNLELNYTYSKAVQQYDNGSYVYSRPDGTFDFNHYPNNLTIQSPTDYGKTHNASATLSFNHQISQNLKLTVVERAVRNVLDYTDHIPVGRIRNDSISRGFQDWETDRFSLQTTAFATYTTNTGPLGHQIIAGSDYNRYGWTQNDYQYKPSTRISILHPDYAGSIPDASVPADESDDNKRITNLIGAYIQDQISVGDKLKVLLSLRYDNYNGKETPLSDRDNKQGDELKTSGWIPRVALVYLPVKNVSIYGTYLKSFNPQTSNNVLSGGPFPTRQATQYEVGSKADLIGNRLSATLSLYQINYANILTAAPTEENSHRQAAIDGTRSRGGEFSVVGNLNRLSLIAGYAFNEHELVSTTSYGKKGDRFANAPKHQINFWGKYVLPSQALKGLGIAAGVRYVSDQVGLLSNQNFVFPSYTVLDAAISYSRNRYQVQVNAYNLTNKHYFTGSRSGVTLAGLGDPFNVRVGISYQLW, encoded by the coding sequence ATGAAATTTCAATATCTGTTTCTATTGCTGGCCATGTTCAGCAATGTTACCTGTTCCTACGCTCAAAGCGAGCAAGGAACACTTCACGGGCGTATCGTCAACGCCGAAGACAAGCCTGTCTCAGGCGCGTCCATCGCATTTCAAAACACAACATTAGGCACGATTACAGATGAAAAAGGCCAATTCAGCCTCACCGGCATTACACCAGGCTCTTACATTCTGACTGTTTCCAATGTTGGTTATATTGCATACACCCAAAGTATGCGCATTTCGAAAGGGAGAAACGCGTTTCTTAATCTTCAACTGTCCGAAAGCAACCAGGAGCTAAAAGAGGTCATTGTTAGTGCCGCCAAAAACAGTTACCAGGTTTCATCGTCCAATAGTTCGACACGCCTGGACGTGCCTTTGCTGGAAACGCCTCAATCGGTGCAGGTCGTTTCTTCCGCCGTTCTGCGCGACCGGCAGGCATTTACCCTCAACGAGATCGCGGGTACATTCACGGGCATGAAAGCCAATAATGGCAATGGTTCATTTCAAATACGCGGCTTCACAGCTTACTCTCCGAATGATGCCAGTTTTTTGCTTTTTAACGGCATCCGGGGCAACCTGTATTTGTGGAGCCAGCAGCCGCTGCTTTACAACATTGAATCCGTAGAGTTGCTGCGCGGGCCTTCGGGAGCTTTGTTCAGTGAGGGTTCTCCGGGTGGTGTTGTTAATTTTATTACAAAAAAACCATTGTCGGAAAAGCGGGCAAGTGTGGATCTTTCGCTGGGCAGCTGGGGATTTGGAAGAGCTTCTGCTGACTTTGCGGGGCCGGTTTCAAGTAACAAAAAGCTGCTGTACCGCGCCATAATCGGTTATGATCGCTCCGAAAGTTTCAGGGATTATCAAAAGAAACAAAACCTGCTCATTGCCCCTTCGCTGACCTACCTTGCCAGTGAGCGGACCTCGCTTAATCTTGAACTCAATTATACTTACTCCAAAGCCGTTCAGCAGTATGACAATGGAAGTTATGTTTACTCCCGCCCGGATGGAACATTTGATTTCAACCATTATCCCAACAACCTGACAATCCAGAGCCCGACCGATTATGGAAAGACACACAATGCATCGGCTACGCTGAGTTTTAACCATCAGATCAGCCAGAATCTGAAACTCACCGTTGTGGAACGCGCAGTACGGAATGTACTGGATTATACAGACCATATTCCGGTAGGAAGGATCCGTAATGATTCCATCAGCCGGGGATTTCAGGATTGGGAAACGGACAGGTTCAGCCTGCAAACCACTGCTTTTGCAACCTATACCACCAACACAGGACCGCTGGGGCACCAGATTATCGCAGGCTCGGATTACAATCGCTACGGCTGGACGCAAAACGACTATCAGTACAAGCCTTCGACCCGCATTTCTATCCTGCACCCGGATTATGCGGGCAGTATTCCCGATGCCTCCGTTCCGGCCGACGAATCGGATGATAACAAGCGCATTACCAACCTGATAGGAGCTTACATTCAGGATCAGATCAGTGTGGGCGACAAATTGAAAGTGTTGCTCTCGCTTCGTTACGACAACTACAATGGTAAGGAAACGCCATTGTCGGATCGTGACAACAAGCAGGGCGACGAGCTGAAAACCTCAGGCTGGATCCCGCGGGTGGCCCTGGTATATCTGCCGGTAAAGAACGTATCTATTTACGGAACCTATCTCAAATCGTTCAATCCGCAAACCTCCAACAATGTGCTCTCAGGCGGGCCATTCCCGACCCGGCAGGCGACGCAATATGAAGTAGGTTCCAAAGCGGACCTGATAGGCAACCGGTTGTCGGCTACATTATCCCTTTACCAGATCAATTATGCCAATATCCTGACGGCGGCGCCCACGGAAGAAAACTCGCACCGACAAGCTGCCATTGACGGCACGCGCAGCAGAGGCGGAGAATTTTCAGTTGTCGGAAACCTGAACCGGTTGAGCCTGATCGCCGGATATGCTTTCAATGAGCACGAGCTGGTAAGCACGACGAGCTATGGTAAAAAAGGGGACCGTTTTGCCAATGCGCCTAAGCATCAGATCAACTTCTGGGGCAAATATGTGCTTCCATCCCAGGCGCTCAAAGGGCTTGGAATTGCTGCGGGCGTGCGTTATGTGAGTGATCAGGTGGGCTTGCTAAGCAATCAGAACTTCGTTTTTCCGTCCTACACGGTGCTGGATGCCGCCATTTCGTATTCACGCAACCGATATCAGGTTCAGGTTAATGCTTATAATCTGACTAACAAGCATTACTTCACAGGAAGCAGGTCGGGCGTAACATTGGCAGGCCTGGGCGATCCGTTTAATGTACGGGTCGGCATTAGTTATCAGCTCTGGTAA
- a CDS encoding PepSY-associated TM helix domain-containing protein gives MKKTKFTRGLFKLHSWLGLVTGIFLVLLGLSGSVLVFKTELDHLANRNLLRVSPAATHVPEDALMQCYKTITARYPNLDGIAWLNPDAGPGDAYDFRIYFNDARLLTYDLALISFNPYTGAILREEPASQFVPSFIEWLFQFHFSFQLGIPGAALTAIFGITMLLSVLTGAIVYRKNIWRVLSFRISINRKNWRTISSDLHRIVGVWSMLFNAIIFFTGFWMNLFAFEPKTWEKELLPGKRNNAMTVSADEMLGAARKALPDLDPTYVYLPTQPERKFEVRGYEQGQWKLWGALNSVRIDQYTGKVFKINTLADKSVGERIEATFHPLHVGNFGGLPVRIFYVIIGLTPGLLAVTGFLLWWRRAGKSEADRSAISGR, from the coding sequence ATGAAAAAGACAAAATTCACACGGGGCCTGTTCAAGCTACATAGCTGGCTTGGGCTGGTAACCGGCATATTCCTGGTTTTGTTGGGGTTAAGTGGTTCCGTTCTTGTTTTCAAAACTGAGCTCGACCATCTGGCCAACCGTAACCTGCTTCGCGTATCTCCGGCGGCGACCCACGTGCCGGAAGACGCGCTAATGCAATGCTATAAAACGATTACCGCCCGTTATCCAAACCTGGACGGCATTGCCTGGCTTAATCCCGACGCCGGGCCGGGTGATGCTTATGATTTCAGGATTTATTTCAATGATGCGCGCTTGCTAACTTATGACCTGGCATTGATCTCGTTCAATCCTTACACTGGCGCTATTCTCAGGGAAGAGCCTGCTAGCCAGTTTGTGCCGAGTTTTATTGAATGGTTGTTCCAATTCCATTTCAGCTTCCAGCTGGGCATCCCAGGCGCGGCGCTTACGGCTATTTTTGGTATCACAATGTTGTTGTCCGTGCTGACCGGCGCTATTGTTTATAGGAAAAATATCTGGCGCGTCCTGTCTTTTCGAATTTCGATCAACCGAAAAAACTGGCGCACGATCAGCTCCGATTTGCACCGGATTGTGGGGGTATGGTCAATGTTGTTCAATGCTATTATTTTCTTCACCGGCTTTTGGATGAACCTCTTCGCTTTTGAACCCAAAACCTGGGAGAAAGAACTCCTGCCAGGCAAACGGAACAATGCAATGACGGTTTCCGCCGATGAAATGCTTGGTGCTGCCAGGAAGGCGCTGCCGGATCTGGACCCAACCTATGTATATCTGCCTACGCAACCCGAACGTAAATTTGAAGTCAGAGGCTATGAGCAGGGACAATGGAAACTCTGGGGTGCTTTGAATTCGGTGAGGATTGATCAATACACAGGTAAGGTTTTTAAGATCAATACATTAGCAGATAAATCTGTCGGCGAACGCATTGAAGCAACGTTTCATCCTTTGCATGTTGGCAACTTTGGCGGGCTGCCCGTCAGGATATTTTATGTGATCATCGGGCTGACGCCCGGGTTGCTGGCCGTGACGGGTTTCCTGCTTTGGTGGCGGCGGGCAGGGAAGTCTGAGGCGGACCGTTCAGCGATTTCCGGCCGCTAA
- a CDS encoding MutS-related protein, whose product MSSKTSSDKDHIAQIKKGFFNFGQIEKYFVNDKRDGVFQVISDRTFQDLDLEDVFKFIDRTVSCVGQQYLYYFMRVIPLGDARKERLENVISIFQADPALRAATTTEISKLNKTDAYYITSLFHGKYTPRPGWYWLIQLLSAVSVLAVIMAFFLPQILIFLIVLLPVNLGIHYWNKNNLYQYGSSIPQLLILTQTARSILKNPEFAAQNNALQAQVSMLDQLGLPMSIFKIEAKLQGEIGMFVDYVFELFKALFLVEPVLLFTILKILDSKRQHIEDVFRFVAETDIALSTLALRESVPYACQPDFHLELKHLQIRDVYHPLIFDGVANDLTLQTKSALLTGSNMSGKTTFIRTVGINALLGQTINTCFAHAFAMTAMKIHSSIRISDDLLGDKSYYFEEVLTIKNLLEESRSGYSNLFLLDELFKGTNSVERIAIGKSVLSYLTQGSNLALASTHDRELSNFLADTFDLYHFTEVIHQDAVIFDYKLKPGKLVTTNAIRILELNDYPSTVVQEALTLAAGNR is encoded by the coding sequence ATGTCTTCGAAAACCTCATCGGATAAGGACCATATTGCCCAAATAAAAAAGGGATTTTTCAATTTTGGTCAGATCGAAAAGTATTTTGTTAATGACAAGCGGGATGGGGTTTTCCAGGTAATTTCCGACAGAACATTTCAGGATCTGGACCTGGAAGATGTTTTTAAGTTTATCGACAGGACTGTTTCCTGCGTCGGTCAGCAGTATTTGTATTACTTCATGCGGGTAATTCCCCTGGGTGACGCCCGTAAGGAGCGCTTGGAAAACGTTATCTCTATTTTTCAAGCCGATCCTGCATTAAGGGCCGCAACCACCACAGAGATTTCAAAACTTAATAAAACAGATGCTTACTATATCACGTCGCTTTTCCACGGCAAGTACACACCCAGGCCAGGCTGGTACTGGCTTATACAACTACTTTCTGCGGTCAGCGTGCTTGCTGTTATAATGGCTTTCTTCTTACCGCAGATCCTGATTTTCCTGATCGTTCTGCTGCCCGTGAATCTGGGTATCCACTATTGGAACAAGAACAATCTATACCAATACGGAAGCTCCATTCCACAGCTTTTGATATTGACTCAAACAGCCCGCAGCATCTTGAAAAACCCGGAATTCGCAGCGCAAAACAATGCCTTGCAAGCGCAGGTCAGTATGCTGGATCAATTGGGGTTGCCCATGTCCATTTTCAAGATCGAGGCCAAACTGCAAGGTGAGATCGGCATGTTTGTTGATTATGTTTTTGAATTATTTAAAGCACTGTTTCTGGTTGAGCCTGTGCTGCTCTTTACAATCTTGAAGATTCTGGATTCCAAAAGGCAGCACATCGAGGATGTTTTCCGGTTCGTTGCAGAAACTGACATTGCCCTGTCAACACTCGCACTCAGAGAAAGTGTCCCCTACGCTTGTCAGCCCGACTTTCATTTGGAGTTAAAGCACCTGCAAATCAGGGATGTATATCACCCGCTGATATTTGACGGCGTGGCCAATGACTTAACATTACAAACTAAATCTGCATTGCTGACAGGTTCCAATATGTCGGGAAAGACCACTTTCATCCGGACCGTGGGCATTAATGCGCTGCTTGGACAAACCATTAATACATGCTTTGCCCATGCATTTGCTATGACTGCCATGAAAATACATTCGTCTATCCGCATCTCGGATGATTTGCTGGGGGACAAAAGTTATTATTTTGAAGAGGTGCTTACCATTAAAAATCTGTTGGAAGAAAGCAGGTCGGGCTATTCCAACCTGTTTCTGCTGGACGAACTTTTTAAGGGCACCAATTCGGTTGAGCGTATTGCTATCGGCAAATCGGTGCTCAGTTACCTCACACAAGGCAGCAATCTGGCGCTCGCCTCAACGCACGACCGGGAGCTTTCCAACTTTCTGGCGGACACTTTTGACCTTTATCACTTTACGGAAGTCATTCACCAGGATGCCGTCATCTTCGACTACAAGCTGAAACCTGGCAAACTGGTGACAACCAATGCCATCCGGATTCTGGAACTGAACGATTATCCCAGCACAGTTGTGCAAGAGGCGCTCACCTTAGCGGCCGGAAATCGCTGA
- a CDS encoding Txe/YoeB family addiction module toxin, translating into MSYSIEFTPKALEGIEKLRKSGNKPLLRKVRKLLDELIEHPYIGTGQPEQLKHNLAGFWSRRINQEHRIIYAVDESRVTVTVVSAKGHYTAS; encoded by the coding sequence ATGAGTTATTCCATCGAATTCACCCCAAAAGCGCTTGAAGGAATCGAAAAACTCAGGAAGTCTGGCAATAAGCCGCTGCTCAGAAAAGTCAGGAAACTTCTCGACGAACTGATTGAGCATCCATACATTGGAACAGGCCAGCCAGAACAATTAAAGCACAACCTGGCTGGATTTTGGTCGAGAAGAATAAATCAGGAGCACAGGATCATTTATGCTGTTGACGAGTCGAGGGTTACGGTTACAGTCGTTTCGGCCAAAGGACATTATACTGCTTCCTGA
- a CDS encoding type II toxin-antitoxin system Phd/YefM family antitoxin has product MLVISSREFRDNQKKYMDLADKNEQIIIQRGKEKAYALTPVGEKDKYFMDPQTMADIQEGIDQYRKGNTTKVDKADFDKLLGL; this is encoded by the coding sequence ATGCTGGTAATTAGTTCAAGAGAATTCAGGGACAATCAAAAAAAATACATGGATCTTGCTGATAAAAACGAACAGATCATTATTCAGCGTGGTAAGGAGAAGGCTTATGCACTGACCCCGGTTGGCGAGAAGGACAAATATTTCATGGATCCGCAAACAATGGCTGATATTCAGGAAGGAATCGATCAGTACAGGAAAGGCAACACTACGAAAGTGGATAAAGCCGATTTTGACAAGTTGCTTGGTTTATGA
- a CDS encoding nucleoside hydrolase-like domain-containing protein translates to MKLLFIRREKIRIYIPLLMTSCLVMSFFSAHAQQKPRIFISTDIGGTDPDDFQSMIHLLMYADRFQIEGLVSTSFQTGRKKDILDMIDLYEKDLPKLKKHQKAFPEPATLRNVCKQGATAWAPYKGFAEKTEGSEWLISCAKKSSDQPLWVLVWGGIEDVAQALHDAPEITKNIRVYWIGGPNKKWGVNAYDYIAANHPDVWMIECNATYRGWFMDAGSPADMTAEAYYPNYIKGRGAMGKDFIKYYKGNIKMGDTPSLAYVMHGNPDQPTGESWGGSFTPITRSSRTIFERNTTTADTVATYGVIEWRFQGPNINVPADSAVFTLSISGQQWPGYYIGDGKYAVRYSPKQVELGEYTTISSIAELNGHAGKYVSTAPWPGKPEPHDYKLGKNWYGDLPDPNLFIDQQQGAKTISKHRKAFLTDWAKRWAWLE, encoded by the coding sequence ATGAAATTACTGTTTATAAGAAGGGAAAAGATCCGTATTTATATCCCATTGCTCATGACCAGCTGTCTGGTTATGAGCTTTTTTTCGGCCCATGCGCAGCAAAAACCCCGCATTTTCATCAGCACCGATATCGGCGGGACCGATCCGGATGATTTCCAATCGATGATCCATCTGCTGATGTATGCAGACCGTTTTCAAATTGAAGGATTGGTTTCCACTTCGTTCCAGACCGGTCGCAAAAAGGACATCCTGGATATGATTGATTTGTATGAAAAGGATCTTCCCAAACTAAAAAAGCATCAAAAGGCCTTTCCCGAGCCGGCTACATTGCGCAATGTGTGCAAACAGGGAGCAACAGCGTGGGCGCCTTATAAGGGTTTCGCCGAAAAAACGGAGGGTTCTGAATGGCTCATTTCTTGTGCTAAAAAGTCTTCCGACCAGCCGCTTTGGGTGCTGGTATGGGGTGGTATCGAAGATGTTGCACAGGCATTGCATGATGCGCCGGAGATCACGAAAAACATACGGGTGTACTGGATCGGCGGCCCGAATAAAAAATGGGGCGTGAATGCCTATGACTACATCGCCGCCAACCACCCCGACGTTTGGATGATCGAATGCAACGCCACTTACCGCGGCTGGTTTATGGATGCCGGATCGCCCGCAGATATGACGGCAGAAGCCTATTATCCGAATTACATCAAAGGCCGCGGAGCAATGGGAAAGGATTTTATTAAGTATTACAAAGGCAACATTAAAATGGGCGACACACCTTCGCTGGCCTATGTCATGCATGGTAATCCGGATCAGCCGACAGGCGAAAGCTGGGGCGGCTCTTTCACGCCGATCACAAGGAGTTCGAGAACCATTTTTGAGCGCAACACCACCACTGCCGACACCGTAGCCACTTACGGCGTCATTGAGTGGCGGTTTCAAGGACCAAACATTAATGTTCCTGCCGACTCGGCTGTGTTCACGCTCAGCATCAGCGGTCAGCAATGGCCTGGTTATTACATTGGCGACGGTAAATACGCCGTTCGCTACTCTCCCAAGCAAGTCGAGTTGGGTGAATACACCACCATCAGCAGCATTGCAGAGCTTAATGGTCATGCCGGGAAATATGTCAGCACCGCACCCTGGCCAGGAAAACCCGAACCGCACGACTATAAGCTCGGCAAAAACTGGTACGGCGATCTCCCCGATCCCAATCTTTTCATAGACCAGCAGCAAGGTGCAAAAACCATCTCAAAACACCGGAAAGCATTCCTGACAGACTGGGCAAAAAGATGGGCCTGGCTGGAATGA